The Nocardioides sp. S5 genome includes a window with the following:
- a CDS encoding YfjP family GTPase, whose translation MTSLLEGAKKLVTRSSDIGARVDGLERAATAARGRVDDAVVDDAEKVAARAAGRLKLSADHTVVALAGATGSGKSSTFNALSGLELAAVGVRRPTTSWATACVWGKEGAEELLEWLGIPSRHQVTRDSMLSKADEDVELRGVVLLDLPDHDSTEVSHHLEVERLVQLADMLVWVLDPQKYADAAIHDRFLKPLSGHRDVMLVVLNHIDTVAEDRRASMLDDVRRLLEADGLAGVPVLGVSARHGWGVDELRGMIAERVAAKKVTRSRLEADVKSAAQRLQEATGTGKAPTLSKERIAALDDAFAEAAGVPTVVKAVADSTRLRANRATGWPVTAWFSRLKPDPLKRLHLDLGASGKELTGTARTSVPKATGVQRARVDTEVRALADHVGEGMAPAWASAVRAASVSRLPDLGDRLDRAVASTDLGAAKIPVWAGLVRVLQYVLIVSAVLGAGWLALLAFGSYARLPEPPTPEVGAFPLPTLMLLGGVGLGILLALVCRWLVSLTAKARARSADKRLREAISEVSAEVVVAPIQAELASYAEVRDGLTTALR comes from the coding sequence ATGACGTCGTTGCTCGAAGGGGCCAAGAAGCTGGTCACCAGGAGCTCTGACATCGGCGCCCGCGTCGACGGGCTCGAGCGCGCCGCCACGGCCGCCCGCGGACGGGTCGACGACGCCGTCGTGGACGACGCGGAGAAGGTCGCCGCCCGTGCGGCGGGCCGCCTCAAGCTGTCCGCCGACCACACCGTCGTCGCCCTTGCCGGCGCGACCGGCTCGGGCAAGTCCTCCACCTTCAACGCGCTGAGCGGGCTCGAGCTCGCCGCGGTCGGCGTACGCCGCCCCACCACGTCGTGGGCCACCGCGTGCGTGTGGGGCAAGGAGGGCGCCGAGGAGCTGCTCGAGTGGCTCGGCATCCCCTCGCGCCACCAGGTCACCCGTGACTCGATGCTCTCCAAGGCCGACGAGGACGTCGAGCTGCGCGGCGTCGTGCTCCTCGACCTGCCCGACCACGACTCCACCGAGGTCTCCCACCACCTCGAGGTCGAGCGCCTGGTGCAGCTCGCCGACATGCTGGTGTGGGTGCTCGATCCGCAGAAGTACGCCGACGCCGCCATCCACGACCGCTTCCTCAAGCCGCTGTCGGGGCACCGCGACGTGATGCTGGTGGTGCTCAACCACATCGACACCGTGGCGGAGGACCGGCGCGCCTCGATGCTCGACGACGTACGCCGCCTGCTCGAGGCCGACGGCCTGGCCGGCGTCCCGGTGCTGGGCGTGAGCGCGCGCCACGGCTGGGGCGTCGACGAGCTGCGCGGCATGATCGCCGAGCGCGTCGCGGCCAAGAAGGTCACCCGCTCGCGGCTCGAGGCCGACGTGAAGAGCGCCGCCCAGCGCCTCCAGGAGGCCACCGGCACCGGCAAGGCACCGACCTTGTCGAAGGAGCGGATCGCCGCCCTCGACGACGCCTTCGCCGAAGCCGCCGGCGTGCCGACCGTCGTGAAGGCCGTCGCCGACTCCACCCGCCTGCGGGCCAACCGGGCGACCGGGTGGCCGGTGACCGCCTGGTTCTCCCGGCTCAAGCCCGACCCGCTCAAGCGACTCCACCTCGACCTCGGCGCGTCCGGCAAGGAGCTCACCGGCACCGCGCGCACGTCGGTGCCCAAGGCCACAGGTGTCCAGCGTGCCCGGGTCGACACCGAGGTCCGGGCCCTGGCCGACCACGTCGGGGAGGGCATGGCCCCGGCCTGGGCCTCCGCCGTCCGCGCAGCCTCCGTCTCGCGCCTGCCCGACCTGGGTGACCGGCTCGACCGGGCGGTCGCCTCGACCGACCTCGGCGCCGCGAAGATCCCGGTGTGGGCCGGCCTCGTCCGCGTCCTGCAGTACGTCCTGATCGTCTCCGCCGTCCTCGGCGCCGGGTGGCTGGCACTGCTCGCCTTCGGCTCCTACGCCCGGCTGCCCGAGCCCCCGACCCCGGAGGTCGGCGCCTTCCCGCTGCCCACGCTGATGCTGCTGGGCGGGGTGGGCCTGGGCATCCTCCTGGCACTGGTGTGCCGCTGGCTCGTGTCGCTCACCGCGAAGGCGCGGGCGCGCTCGGCCGACAAGCGCCTGCGCGAGGCGATCTCAGAGGTGTCCGCGGAGGTCGTCGTCGCCCCGATCCAGGCCGAGCTCGCGTCCTACGCCGAGGTCCGCGACGGCCTCACCACCGCGCTGCGCTGA
- a CDS encoding TIGR03885 family FMN-dependent LLM class oxidoreductase: MTRIGFHASHEQISPSDLLSDVQHAEQAGFDMAMCSDHLGPWSARQGHSGYAWSWLGAALATTGLAIGCVSAPGQRYHPAVHAQKIATLAGMFPGRFWVALGSGEASNEHVTGDRWPAKEDRTRRLEECVDIIRRLLGGEEVSHDGRVRVDRARLWDVPDEPPLLVGPAVSVASAARVASWADGLVTINQPHETLRRLVAAYRDSGGRGRLALQVHLSWAPTEAEAEAIAFDQWRTNVLGGDVPWDLETPAAFDAVGEHITMESVRHAVRISADPAQHAAWLAEYADLGFDDLYLHHVGQEQERFIDTFADRVLPQVRGEGS; the protein is encoded by the coding sequence ATGACCCGGATCGGCTTCCACGCCTCCCACGAGCAGATCTCCCCGAGCGACCTGCTGAGCGACGTCCAGCATGCCGAGCAGGCAGGTTTCGACATGGCGATGTGCTCGGACCACCTCGGACCGTGGAGCGCCCGCCAGGGCCACTCCGGCTACGCCTGGTCGTGGCTGGGCGCAGCGCTGGCCACCACCGGCCTCGCCATCGGGTGCGTCTCGGCTCCCGGTCAGCGCTACCACCCGGCGGTGCACGCCCAGAAGATCGCCACCCTGGCCGGCATGTTCCCGGGCCGCTTCTGGGTCGCTCTCGGCAGCGGCGAGGCGAGCAACGAGCACGTCACCGGCGACCGGTGGCCGGCCAAGGAGGACCGCACCCGCCGGCTCGAGGAGTGCGTCGACATCATCCGCCGCCTCCTCGGTGGCGAGGAGGTGAGCCACGACGGCCGCGTGCGGGTCGATCGGGCGAGGCTGTGGGACGTCCCTGACGAGCCGCCGCTCCTCGTCGGTCCCGCCGTCAGCGTGGCGTCGGCGGCGCGGGTGGCCTCGTGGGCGGACGGCCTGGTCACCATCAACCAGCCGCACGAGACGCTGCGGCGCCTCGTCGCGGCCTACCGGGACAGCGGCGGTCGGGGCCGGCTCGCGCTCCAGGTCCACCTCTCCTGGGCTCCCACCGAGGCCGAGGCCGAGGCGATCGCGTTCGACCAGTGGCGTACGAACGTGCTGGGCGGCGACGTCCCGTGGGACCTCGAGACGCCGGCTGCGTTCGACGCGGTGGGGGAGCACATCACCATGGAGTCCGTCCGGCACGCAGTGCGGATCTCTGCCGACCCAGCGCAGCACGCTGCCTGGCTGGCCGAGTACGCGGACCTCGGCTTCGACGACCTCTACCTCCACCACGTGGGGCAGGAGCAGGAGCGCTTCATCGACACCTTCGCCGACCGGGTGCTGCCGCAGGTGCGCGGGGAAGGGAGCTGA
- a CDS encoding PrsW family intramembrane metalloprotease, translating to MHRRRRDSVAFTVVVAVLVLVGAAAMALNFALAGAPGTLALAALLAALPVGPLVGCFMWLDRYEPEPRGLLAAGLLWGAFVATAAALVLQVLGMFGGASESDSLSVVAPVTEEVTKGAFLVLLLWWRRHELDGVLDGIVYAGMVGIGFAFTENILYLAAAYSGTDGLEGGSVALTATFIVRCLLSPFAHPLFTVFTGIGVGLAISSSRPLVRRLAPVVGLALAALLHGLWNYSTIQGTFIVVYATLMLPAFLGVVAFAVYRRRSEHPLLAEALQDAAGRGLLPATDIPWLVDLRARRQARRWALHHGGKQAERAMREYQAAAIELGYLHHRYLRGTAPDDFAVRGQEHVEELRLIRPYISFPGQVVPTR from the coding sequence ATGCATCGACGCCGCCGGGACAGCGTTGCCTTCACGGTCGTGGTGGCAGTCCTGGTGCTCGTCGGCGCCGCTGCGATGGCGCTCAACTTCGCCCTCGCAGGGGCCCCTGGGACCCTCGCGCTGGCCGCCCTCCTCGCGGCCCTGCCGGTGGGTCCGCTGGTCGGGTGCTTCATGTGGCTCGACCGCTACGAGCCCGAGCCGCGGGGCCTGCTCGCCGCGGGCCTGCTGTGGGGTGCGTTCGTCGCGACCGCCGCGGCGCTGGTGCTGCAGGTCCTCGGCATGTTCGGCGGCGCGAGCGAGTCCGACTCGCTCTCGGTCGTCGCCCCGGTCACCGAGGAGGTCACCAAGGGCGCCTTCCTCGTGCTGCTGCTGTGGTGGCGCCGCCACGAGCTCGACGGCGTGCTCGACGGCATCGTCTACGCCGGGATGGTCGGCATCGGCTTCGCCTTCACCGAGAACATCCTCTACCTCGCCGCCGCCTACAGCGGGACCGACGGGCTCGAGGGCGGCTCGGTGGCGCTGACCGCCACCTTCATCGTCCGGTGCCTGCTGAGCCCGTTCGCGCACCCGCTCTTCACGGTGTTCACCGGCATCGGCGTGGGGCTCGCGATCTCCAGCTCCCGCCCGCTCGTACGCCGCCTCGCCCCCGTGGTGGGGCTCGCGCTTGCCGCTCTGCTGCACGGACTGTGGAACTACTCCACGATCCAGGGCACCTTCATCGTCGTCTACGCCACATTGATGCTCCCGGCCTTCCTCGGCGTCGTGGCGTTCGCCGTCTACCGCCGGCGCTCCGAGCACCCGCTCCTGGCCGAGGCGCTCCAGGACGCCGCCGGGCGCGGGCTGCTGCCCGCCACCGACATCCCGTGGCTGGTGGACCTGCGCGCCCGCCGGCAAGCGCGCCGCTGGGCGCTGCACCACGGAGGCAAGCAGGCCGAGCGCGCCATGCGCGAGTACCAGGCGGCGGCCATCGAGCTCGGCTACCTCCACCACCGCTACCTCCGCGGCACCGCTCCGGACGACTTCGCCGTCCGCGGGCAGGAGCACGTCGAGGAGCTGCGGCTCATCCGCCCCTACATCTCCTTCCCCGGACAGGTGGTACCCACCCGATGA
- the rlmC gene encoding 23S rRNA (uracil(747)-C(5))-methyltransferase RlmC, translating to MDCHHYDAFRCRSCTLLEVPRARQLSDKEEHARSLVDSPVWLPTVAGAEAGFRNKAKMAVGGTAEAPTLGILDRDLAGVDLRDCGLHSPGLTAALGRVAAWISDAGLTPYDVATRSGELKHVLLTESPDGELMLRLVMRSTALEARVRSRLTALLGAVPGLRVVTINVQPEHKAVLEGEREVVLTESSALPMRLATGVTLRLGPRSFFQTNTPVAEALYAQARAWVDALPDVQRVWDLYCGVGGFALHLARPDREVVGVEVSADAIAAAGATAAELGVTAAFVAADATAYALGSAETPDLVVVNPPRRGIGPELAAWLESSAVGHVVYSSCNAESLARDLALMPSLLPVEARVLDMFPHTSHYEVLVLLGR from the coding sequence ATGGACTGCCACCACTACGACGCCTTCCGCTGCCGCTCGTGCACCCTGCTCGAGGTCCCTCGGGCGCGTCAGCTCTCCGACAAGGAGGAGCACGCGCGCTCGCTGGTCGACTCCCCCGTGTGGCTGCCGACGGTCGCCGGCGCGGAGGCCGGCTTCCGCAACAAGGCCAAGATGGCCGTCGGGGGCACCGCCGAGGCCCCGACCCTCGGCATCCTCGACCGCGACCTCGCGGGGGTGGACCTGCGTGACTGCGGCCTGCACTCCCCCGGCCTGACGGCGGCCCTGGGCCGGGTCGCTGCGTGGATCAGTGACGCCGGGCTGACGCCGTACGACGTGGCGACGCGCAGCGGTGAGCTGAAGCACGTCCTGCTCACCGAGTCCCCCGACGGGGAGCTGATGCTCCGGTTGGTGATGCGCTCGACGGCGCTCGAGGCGCGGGTCCGCTCGCGGCTGACCGCCCTGCTCGGGGCCGTGCCGGGCCTGCGGGTGGTGACGATCAACGTCCAGCCCGAGCACAAGGCGGTGCTCGAGGGCGAGCGGGAGGTCGTGCTCACCGAATCCTCCGCATTGCCGATGCGGCTGGCGACCGGGGTGACGCTGCGGCTCGGCCCGCGGTCGTTCTTCCAGACCAACACCCCCGTCGCGGAGGCGTTGTACGCCCAGGCGCGGGCGTGGGTGGACGCGCTGCCGGACGTCCAGCGCGTGTGGGACCTCTACTGCGGGGTCGGCGGCTTCGCGCTCCACCTCGCCCGTCCCGACCGCGAGGTGGTCGGGGTCGAGGTCTCGGCCGACGCGATCGCCGCTGCAGGCGCCACGGCGGCCGAGCTGGGGGTGACGGCCGCGTTCGTGGCCGCCGACGCGACGGCGTACGCCCTGGGCTCCGCCGAGACGCCCGACCTGGTCGTGGTCAACCCGCCCCGGCGCGGGATCGGCCCCGAGCTGGCGGCCTGGCTCGAGTCGTCAGCGGTGGGCCATGTCGTCTACTCCTCGTGCAACGCCGAGTCACTGGCGCGCGACCTCGCGCTCATGCCGTCGCTGCTCCCGGTGGAGGCGCGGGTGCTCGACATGTTCCCGCACACGAGCCACTACGAGGTGCTCGTGCTGCTGGGCCGGTGA
- a CDS encoding aminopeptidase P family protein, translating into MSEPTAENPVENPADEPRTESHDPAVPAAYAAFMREGWGDRALDMPRHPVADHAAARRAALAQAFPDDRLVLPAGTYKVRANDTDYRFRPDTAHTYFTGNQTSDAVLVVEDGESVLYARPRSERDTDEFFRDRQYGELWAGRRPSAQEISDSLGIEVRHMKDLPSFDDDRKTRDVTTDEDLARVADELRLVKDEWEIGELQEACDITTLGFEDSVREWDRVLEFGERWIEGTFFRRARAMGNDIGYDSICAGGSHATTLHWIDNTGSIEPGKLVLLDMGVEGSNLYTADVTRTLPVDGTFTPLQRDLYDLVFTAQQKGIEAVRPGVPFLAAHHAAMEVLAHGLEDLGLLPVSAQEALDPESKVYARWTLHGTSHMLGMDVHDCGRASADIYPKGDLAEGMVLTVEPGLYFQEDDLLVPSELRGIGIRIEDDILVTADGHTNLSASLPRSSADVEEWMGRHRSAG; encoded by the coding sequence GTGAGCGAGCCCACCGCAGAGAACCCTGTCGAGAATCCCGCCGACGAGCCGCGGACCGAGTCGCACGACCCGGCGGTGCCTGCCGCCTACGCCGCCTTCATGCGCGAGGGCTGGGGTGACCGGGCGCTGGACATGCCGCGGCACCCCGTCGCCGACCACGCCGCGGCCCGCCGTGCCGCGCTGGCGCAGGCCTTCCCCGACGACCGGCTCGTCCTTCCCGCCGGGACCTACAAGGTCCGTGCCAACGACACCGACTACCGGTTCCGCCCGGACACCGCGCACACCTACTTCACCGGCAACCAGACCTCCGACGCCGTGCTGGTGGTCGAGGACGGCGAGTCGGTGCTCTACGCCCGGCCGCGCTCCGAGCGCGACACCGACGAGTTCTTCCGCGACCGGCAGTACGGCGAGCTGTGGGCCGGGCGCCGTCCCTCGGCGCAGGAGATCTCCGACTCGCTCGGCATCGAGGTGCGCCACATGAAGGACCTGCCGTCCTTCGATGACGACCGCAAGACCCGCGACGTCACCACCGACGAGGACCTCGCCCGGGTGGCGGACGAGCTGCGCCTGGTCAAGGACGAGTGGGAGATCGGCGAGCTCCAGGAAGCCTGCGACATCACCACGCTCGGCTTCGAGGACTCGGTGCGCGAGTGGGACCGGGTGCTGGAGTTCGGCGAGCGCTGGATCGAGGGCACGTTCTTCCGCCGCGCCCGCGCGATGGGCAACGACATCGGCTACGACTCGATCTGCGCGGGCGGCTCGCACGCCACGACGCTGCACTGGATCGACAACACCGGCTCCATCGAGCCCGGCAAGCTCGTGCTGCTCGACATGGGCGTCGAGGGCAGCAACCTCTACACCGCCGACGTGACCCGCACGCTCCCCGTCGACGGCACCTTCACGCCGCTGCAGCGCGACCTCTACGACCTGGTCTTCACCGCCCAGCAGAAGGGCATCGAGGCCGTGCGCCCGGGCGTCCCGTTCCTCGCCGCGCACCACGCGGCGATGGAGGTGCTGGCGCACGGGCTCGAGGACCTCGGCCTGCTCCCGGTGTCGGCCCAGGAGGCGCTCGACCCGGAGTCGAAGGTCTACGCCCGCTGGACGCTGCACGGCACCTCCCACATGCTCGGCATGGACGTGCACGACTGCGGCCGCGCCTCGGCCGACATCTACCCCAAGGGCGACCTCGCCGAGGGCATGGTGCTCACCGTCGAGCCGGGGCTCTACTTCCAGGAGGACGACCTGCTCGTGCCTTCGGAGCTGCGCGGCATCGGCATCCGGATCGAGGACGACATCCTCGTCACCGCCGACGGCCACACCAACCTCTCTGCCTCCCTGCCCCGCTCGTCGGCGGACGTCGAGGAGTGGATGGGCAGGCACAGGTCCGCTGGTTGA
- a CDS encoding SDR family oxidoreductase yields MSNHHPRLAIVTGSDSGIGQATATLLASEGFDVGLTFHSDEAGIRETAEEVTRRGQRSFVEPFDASSPDAGEVVDRLAEQLGGVGVLVNVAGTGHSDRVLDLDPDTWRHVLATDLDGPFLCAQRAARRMVQQASGGRIVNVTSVHEHLPRYGAAAYCAAKGGLGMLTKVLALELAEHGITVNSVAPGEISTPMTGQDESEAYHQDRPGNPVGRPGHVAEVASVIGFLASPRSAYVTGSSYTVDGGLSLMAAHGHDSATGWRGL; encoded by the coding sequence ATGAGCAACCACCATCCCCGGCTCGCGATCGTGACCGGCAGCGACTCGGGCATCGGACAGGCGACCGCCACCCTCCTGGCGAGCGAGGGCTTCGACGTCGGGCTCACCTTCCACAGCGACGAGGCCGGAATCCGGGAGACCGCCGAGGAGGTCACGAGGCGCGGACAGCGCAGCTTCGTCGAGCCGTTCGACGCCTCCTCGCCCGATGCCGGCGAGGTCGTCGACCGGCTGGCCGAGCAGCTCGGCGGCGTCGGTGTCCTGGTCAACGTCGCGGGGACCGGCCACTCCGACCGCGTGCTCGACCTCGATCCCGACACCTGGCGCCACGTCCTGGCGACCGACCTCGACGGACCGTTCCTGTGTGCCCAGCGCGCGGCGCGCCGGATGGTGCAGCAGGCCTCCGGCGGTCGCATCGTCAACGTGACGAGCGTGCACGAGCACCTCCCGCGCTACGGTGCCGCGGCCTACTGCGCCGCCAAGGGTGGGCTGGGCATGCTCACCAAGGTGCTCGCCCTCGAGCTGGCCGAGCACGGCATCACCGTCAACTCGGTCGCTCCCGGCGAGATCTCCACACCCATGACCGGCCAGGACGAGTCCGAGGCCTACCACCAGGACCGGCCGGGCAACCCGGTCGGCCGACCCGGGCACGTGGCGGAGGTCGCCTCGGTCATCGGCTTCCTGGCCTCGCCGCGGTCGGCGTACGTCACAGGCTCGTCCTACACCGTCGACGGTGGTCTCAGCCTGATGGCCGCGCACGGGCACGACTCCGCCACGGGGTGGCGGGGGCTCTGA
- a CDS encoding alpha-amylase family protein, whose translation MQITDTSDVWWKTAVVYCLDVETFYDLDGNGVGDLAGLAERIDYLAELGITCLWLMPFYPTPDRDDGYDIVDLYGVDQRLGNHGQLVEVLRTAHDRGINVIADLVVNHTSDRHPWFKAARRSTDNPFRDYYVWRDTQPPDTSGSVVFPDQEDSIWELDERTGEWYLHHFYKHQPDLNLANPRVVEEILRVVGFWLELGFDGFRVDGIPFLQQTVDDVGDPDLVVDPHDLVRRIRAFLNRRAGHAMMLGEVNLPHAQQLEFFGGEAGNELQMQFDFIGMQATYLALAREDAAPLVKALEARPGIHPNCQWATFLRNHDELTLDKLSHSEREEVFAAFGPDPEMQLFGRGLKRRVPPMMGGDPRRVRMAYSLLFTLPGTPTLYYGEEIGMGEDPAAEGRMAVRTPMQWTPGRNGGFSQAAPGRLVQRVVPDGYGPAHVNVAEQRRDPDSLWSFMRTLIGTYRMCPELGWGDFSVIEQAESRVLAHRCDLDDVALVAVHNLGADPVVVDLAVDGFDETRELVDLLHDEQVAVTDGSVEVSLEGYGFRWYRLRPRDGLHLP comes from the coding sequence GTGCAGATCACCGACACCAGTGACGTGTGGTGGAAGACGGCGGTGGTCTACTGCCTCGACGTCGAGACCTTCTACGACCTCGACGGCAACGGCGTCGGCGACCTGGCCGGCCTGGCCGAGCGCATCGACTACCTCGCCGAGCTCGGGATCACGTGCTTGTGGCTGATGCCCTTCTACCCCACTCCCGACCGGGACGACGGCTACGACATCGTCGACCTCTACGGGGTGGACCAGCGCCTGGGCAACCACGGACAGCTCGTCGAGGTGCTCCGCACGGCCCACGACCGCGGGATCAACGTCATCGCGGACCTCGTCGTCAACCACACCTCCGACCGCCACCCGTGGTTCAAGGCCGCGCGCCGCAGCACCGACAACCCCTTCCGTGACTACTACGTGTGGCGCGACACCCAGCCGCCCGACACGTCCGGGTCCGTCGTGTTCCCCGACCAGGAGGACTCCATCTGGGAGCTCGACGAGCGGACGGGCGAGTGGTACCTGCACCACTTCTACAAGCACCAGCCGGACCTCAACCTCGCCAACCCCCGGGTGGTCGAGGAGATCCTGCGCGTGGTGGGCTTCTGGCTCGAGCTCGGCTTCGACGGCTTCCGGGTCGACGGGATCCCCTTCCTCCAGCAGACGGTCGACGACGTGGGCGACCCGGACCTCGTGGTCGACCCGCACGACCTGGTGCGGCGCATCCGGGCGTTCCTCAACCGGCGCGCCGGCCACGCGATGATGCTGGGGGAGGTGAACCTCCCGCACGCCCAGCAGCTGGAGTTCTTCGGCGGTGAGGCCGGCAACGAGCTGCAGATGCAGTTCGACTTCATCGGCATGCAGGCCACCTACCTGGCGCTGGCCCGCGAGGACGCCGCGCCGCTCGTCAAGGCCCTGGAGGCCAGGCCGGGCATCCACCCGAACTGCCAGTGGGCGACCTTCCTGCGCAACCACGACGAGCTCACCCTCGACAAGCTGAGCCACAGCGAGCGGGAGGAGGTCTTCGCAGCGTTCGGGCCCGATCCCGAGATGCAGCTCTTCGGTCGGGGCCTCAAGCGACGGGTGCCGCCCATGATGGGCGGCGACCCGCGGCGCGTCCGGATGGCCTACAGCCTGTTGTTCACGCTCCCCGGAACCCCGACGCTCTACTACGGCGAAGAGATCGGGATGGGTGAGGACCCGGCCGCGGAGGGCCGGATGGCCGTGCGTACGCCGATGCAGTGGACCCCAGGCCGCAACGGAGGCTTCTCGCAGGCGGCACCCGGCAGGCTGGTGCAGCGCGTGGTGCCGGACGGCTACGGCCCCGCACACGTCAACGTCGCCGAGCAGCGCCGCGACCCCGACTCCCTGTGGAGCTTCATGCGGACCCTCATCGGCACCTACCGGATGTGCCCCGAGCTCGGCTGGGGTGACTTCTCCGTGATCGAGCAGGCCGAGAGCCGCGTGCTCGCCCACCGCTGCGACCTCGACGACGTCGCCCTCGTCGCCGTGCACAACCTCGGCGCCGATCCGGTGGTGGTCGACCTCGCGGTGGACGGGTTCGACGAGACCCGTGAGCTCGTCGACCTGCTCCACGACGAGCAGGTGGCCGTGACCGACGGTTCGGTCGAGGTGAGCCTCGAGGGCTACGGGTTCCGGTGGTACCGCCTGCGGCCCCGGGACGGGCTGCACCTCCCCTGA
- a CDS encoding GTPase domain-containing protein yields MSEPEADQTPFPGRRTPDATTAMVTALVRLRGALQEARLPLELPGADEQRAARDEMVDQLEDYVIPRLMTLDAPLLAVVGGSTGAGKSTLVNSLVGTRVTTPGVLRPTTRSPVLVHHPDDAKWFGQDRLLPELERVTRQTNDPEALQLVASSAMSPGLAILDAPDIDSVEERNRVLAAQLLAAADLWLFVTSAARYADQVPWDFLRKAAERSAAVAIVLDRTPADAVDTIATHLARMLASRGLKDSPLFTVEEGEVSEMGLLSSDSVIDIRRWLQALADDQDARAAVVQQTLDGAIRTLGRRTHTVADAATEQTDAVRRLREDANEAYDRAVKAVGEASADGSLLRGEVLARWQEFVGTGELLKTLETRVGWIRDRVVNAVKGKPQQAERVTVAVESGLETLILEHAEAAAERAEASWRGTAAGQILLRDAGEDLGRASRDFRRRAERAVRDWQDDVLEMVRSEGADKRSTARFLAFGVNGLAVALMIVVFAHTGGLLVGAEAGIAGGSALLGQKLLEAVFGDQAVRSLAERARQRLEASMSDLLDAERRRYTDLLDSLEISPEAPERMRSAARKVDDLRYAATQQPQGSDAAGSAP; encoded by the coding sequence ATGAGCGAGCCCGAGGCGGACCAGACGCCGTTCCCCGGCCGTCGTACGCCCGACGCCACGACCGCGATGGTGACCGCCCTCGTGCGGCTGCGCGGTGCGCTGCAGGAGGCCCGGCTGCCGCTGGAGCTGCCCGGCGCCGACGAGCAGCGGGCCGCGCGTGACGAGATGGTCGACCAGCTCGAGGACTACGTCATCCCGCGCCTGATGACCCTCGACGCACCGCTGCTCGCGGTCGTCGGTGGCTCCACCGGCGCCGGCAAGTCGACCCTGGTGAACTCCCTCGTCGGCACCCGCGTCACCACGCCCGGCGTGCTCCGCCCCACCACCCGCTCGCCGGTGCTGGTGCACCACCCCGACGACGCGAAGTGGTTCGGCCAGGACCGCCTGCTCCCCGAGCTCGAGCGCGTCACGCGCCAGACCAACGACCCCGAGGCCCTCCAGCTGGTCGCCTCGTCAGCGATGTCGCCGGGGCTGGCGATCCTCGACGCCCCCGACATCGACTCGGTGGAGGAGCGCAACCGCGTGCTCGCGGCCCAGCTGCTCGCCGCCGCCGACCTGTGGCTCTTCGTCACCTCGGCCGCCAGGTACGCCGACCAGGTGCCGTGGGACTTCCTGCGCAAGGCCGCCGAGCGCTCGGCCGCCGTGGCGATCGTGCTCGACCGCACACCCGCCGATGCGGTGGACACCATCGCCACCCACCTCGCGCGGATGCTCGCCAGCCGCGGGCTGAAGGACTCCCCGCTCTTCACCGTCGAGGAGGGCGAGGTCTCCGAGATGGGGCTGCTGTCCTCGGACTCGGTGATCGACATCCGCCGCTGGCTCCAGGCCCTGGCCGACGACCAGGACGCCCGCGCCGCGGTCGTCCAGCAGACGCTCGACGGCGCGATCCGCACGCTGGGCCGGCGTACGCACACCGTCGCCGACGCCGCGACCGAGCAGACCGATGCCGTACGCCGCCTCCGCGAGGACGCCAACGAGGCCTACGACCGTGCCGTGAAGGCGGTCGGCGAGGCCTCGGCCGACGGCTCGCTGCTGCGCGGCGAGGTGCTGGCCCGCTGGCAGGAGTTCGTCGGCACCGGAGAGCTGCTCAAGACGCTCGAGACGCGCGTCGGCTGGATCCGCGACCGGGTCGTCAACGCGGTCAAGGGCAAGCCGCAGCAGGCCGAGCGCGTCACCGTCGCCGTCGAGTCGGGTCTCGAGACGCTCATCCTCGAGCACGCCGAGGCCGCCGCGGAGCGCGCCGAGGCGTCCTGGCGGGGCACCGCTGCGGGCCAGATCCTGCTCCGCGACGCGGGCGAGGACCTCGGTCGCGCGTCCCGCGACTTCCGCCGTCGCGCCGAGCGCGCCGTGCGCGACTGGCAGGACGACGTGCTGGAGATGGTGCGCAGCGAGGGTGCTGACAAGCGCTCCACCGCGCGCTTCCTGGCCTTCGGCGTCAACGGCCTCGCCGTCGCGCTGATGATCGTCGTCTTCGCCCACACCGGTGGCCTCCTGGTCGGTGCCGAGGCCGGCATCGCCGGCGGCTCGGCGCTCCTGGGGCAGAAGCTCCTCGAGGCCGTCTTCGGCGACCAGGCGGTGCGCAGCCTCGCGGAGCGCGCCCGCCAGCGGCTCGAGGCCTCGATGAGCGACCTGCTCGACGCCGAGCGCCGTCGCTACACCGACCTCCTCGACAGCCTCGAGATCTCGCCCGAGGCGCCCGAGCGGATGCGCTCCGCGGCCCGCAAGGTCGACGACCTGCGCTACGCCGCGACGCAGCAGCCCCAGGGTTCGGACGCCGCCGGGAGCGCCCCCTAG